A single genomic interval of Pyrobaculum arsenaticum DSM 13514 harbors:
- a CDS encoding ATP-binding protein, whose translation MCFSNRQLELARLLDMASRYLSVPLVAYGPEGCGKTALLRGEGTRLATPTPQSCGDGAQAAEITASRAG comes from the coding sequence GTGTGTTTTTCAAACCGCCAGCTTGAACTTGCTAGGCTGTTGGACATGGCGAGTCGCTACCTCTCCGTACCGCTTGTGGCTTACGGCCCAGAGGGTTGCGGGAAGACAGCGTTGCTGAGGGGTGAGGGAACACGCCTGGCAACCCCCACACCGCAGAGTTGTGGAGATGGCGCTCAAGCGGCTGAAATAACGGCTAGCCGTGCGGGATAG
- a CDS encoding nucleotidyltransferase domain-containing protein: protein MGVEVLKSFPWREYGVVFAVLFGSRARGRAFKGDWDIAVWLTDVEKDVDLLSGLAKFLKVREDNIDLVVLNDYEGLPCTLVIEILGKGVAVYYRDLGEYLDIKLKVLKPCFDFMIDAEKLNLLGVQISAVLGKWGQ, encoded by the coding sequence GTGGGCGTAGAAGTCTTGAAGAGCTTCCCCTGGAGGGAATACGGAGTCGTATTCGCCGTGTTGTTTGGCTCCCGGGCTCGGGGAAGGGCGTTTAAGGGCGATTGGGATATTGCCGTGTGGCTAACCGACGTCGAGAAGGACGTCGATCTGCTCTCTGGTCTGGCGAAGTTTCTCAAAGTGCGCGAAGACAACATAGACCTGGTGGTCCTTAACGACTACGAAGGCCTCCCATGTACACTGGTAATAGAAATTTTGGGAAAGGGCGTAGCCGTGTATTACAGGGACTTAGGCGAGTACCTAGACATAAAGCTCAAGGTTTTAAAACCCTGTTTCGACTTCATGATAGACGCCGAGAAACTTAATTTACTGGGCGTTCAGATAAGCGCCGTATTAGGGAAATGGGGGCAATAG
- the nrfD gene encoding NrfD/PsrC family molybdoenzyme membrane anchor subunit, translating to MTAFQEIWAPWLIGPFLWFAGIAGMGSVAYVLLKWIGVEEKRKELSWTLLISMALALVFVIADLARPWNVASAIMSAVFGGTFGWTRSWMAVGIVLLLIGLLLTLLLALRNSGVKVLAPLTDAKWFEALLALVGVAITIYSGFLIAAAPGVPFWNTPLLPVLWIISASVCAVALVKLMIHHEAVAKAATRYGVALDATELIAIFALINLALYGGNIASRQSAHALAYGELAPIFWVGLVGIGVVIPLLLGLIMLKKENKYLGIAAAVLALIGALLLRVLVLQAGIFEPII from the coding sequence ATGACGGCGTTCCAAGAAATCTGGGCTCCTTGGCTAATTGGACCGTTTCTCTGGTTTGCCGGAATCGCCGGCATGGGGTCTGTGGCGTACGTGTTATTAAAATGGATCGGCGTTGAGGAGAAGAGGAAGGAGCTCAGCTGGACTCTGCTAATTTCAATGGCGCTGGCCTTGGTATTCGTAATAGCCGACCTCGCCAGGCCGTGGAACGTTGCCTCTGCTATTATGAGCGCGGTGTTTGGCGGGACTTTTGGATGGACGAGGAGCTGGATGGCCGTGGGTATAGTCTTGCTACTAATAGGCCTGCTACTTACGCTACTTTTGGCGTTGAGGAATAGTGGCGTGAAGGTGTTGGCGCCGTTGACTGACGCCAAGTGGTTTGAGGCTTTGCTGGCACTAGTGGGCGTAGCGATTACTATATACAGCGGCTTCTTAATCGCAGCGGCGCCGGGGGTGCCGTTTTGGAACACGCCGCTCCTCCCAGTGCTTTGGATCATAAGCGCGTCTGTGTGCGCGGTGGCTCTGGTAAAGCTGATGATTCACCACGAGGCTGTCGCCAAGGCGGCTACCCGCTACGGAGTGGCGCTAGACGCAACGGAGCTCATAGCCATATTCGCTCTAATAAACCTAGCGCTGTACGGCGGCAACATCGCCTCGAGGCAAAGCGCCCACGCCCTAGCCTACGGCGAGCTAGCGCCGATCTTCTGGGTAGGCCTAGTGGGAATAGGAGTAGTAATACCACTACTGCTGGGGTTAATAATGCTCAAAAAGGAGAACAAGTATCTGGGCATAGCCGCTGCGGTGCTGGCACTCATTGGGGCTCTACTACTCCGCGTGCTGGTGCTACAAGCCGGAATATTCGAGCCAATAATCTAA
- a CDS encoding PaREP1 family protein, with amino-acid sequence MYEAELAEEFLKNGLLRDAAGKAFQAVKAYLAAAAAQKREALAPHYPVEKAVQKRRVAVVDLIVAYMPTTRMKEVAARLGDNELELVVEKALDLRQFQYNGLDKESVFSRYVATEIVEKDVRDVV; translated from the coding sequence ATGTACGAGGCTGAGCTGGCTGAGGAGTTTCTCAAAAACGGCCTTCTGCGCGACGCCGCCGGCAAGGCATTCCAGGCTGTGAAGGCGTATTTAGCGGCGGCCGCCGCACAGAAGAGGGAGGCGCTGGCGCCCCACTACCCAGTCGAGAAGGCCGTGCAGAAGAGGAGAGTGGCGGTCGTCGACCTCATTGTCGCCTACATGCCCACCACTAGGATGAAAGAAGTGGCGGCGAGACTCGGCGATAATGAGCTTGAACTCGTGGTGGAAAAGGCCCTAGACCTGCGCCAATTTCAATACAACGGGTTAGACAAAGAGAGTGTCTTCTCCAGATACGTCGCGACTGAGATAGTGGAGAAAGACGTCAGGGACGTTGTGTAG
- a CDS encoding CBS domain-containing protein, with product MKCRDVMSHPPITVTPDKTLEEATELLAKHDIGLLVVVERDNPRRPIGVLSERDVVRAIAWKAPLTVTVREAGTFSGLLYVYADDPVEKALETMLKYGVRHVLVLEQNGDLLGVISMRDLVKYCKLSI from the coding sequence ATGAAGTGTAGGGATGTAATGTCGCATCCTCCAATTACGGTGACTCCGGATAAAACGTTGGAAGAGGCTACTGAGCTCTTGGCGAAACACGACATCGGGCTCTTGGTGGTTGTGGAGAGGGACAACCCGAGACGCCCCATTGGCGTCCTTTCCGAGCGCGATGTTGTTAGGGCCATTGCGTGGAAAGCCCCGCTCACCGTCACCGTCAGGGAGGCCGGCACCTTCAGCGGTCTGCTGTACGTTTACGCCGATGATCCTGTTGAGAAGGCTCTTGAGACCATGCTCAAATACGGCGTTAGGCACGTCCTCGTCTTGGAACAAAACGGCGATTTACTCGGCGTGATATCGATGAGGGATTTGGTGAAGTACTGCAAGCTTAGTATATAA
- a CDS encoding cytochrome c biogenesis CcdA family protein, with protein MRFLAILLVLSLLLSAAYVEKGALQFKLVDSPYDVEGKFFLYIYQPLCEECKKLEALFGREDVAAALSGYRLYALDLSKSGVAAVDVYVEGQVVYVDHGVVKYFAASGRRSFLIPGTPTVLIGIKENGTVRLLGFWTGADMPPGEDLGAAFVRFLGEVSESGSAAESSYRVDVLWVFPLAFIMGAVSAFSPCVLPVLGIAAVTHFARRSLGRVLAGMVVSYAAIGALVAASGVAAASVRPLLAAIGGVLLVALGAVLLVERLNVKYATAMSRIQTSAYKKLSKAGDFLVGVSLGAVWVPCILPYMGFATVLALISLAGDYLLLLTALLMYGGGLALMVYVIVRGLLKRVKPKRWYEKAVGVLSILIGFYLVASVWI; from the coding sequence ATGAGGTTCTTGGCGATTTTGCTGGTGTTGTCTCTTCTCCTCTCTGCGGCATATGTGGAGAAGGGGGCTCTTCAATTCAAGCTCGTGGACTCGCCTTACGATGTGGAGGGCAAGTTTTTCCTCTACATATACCAGCCTCTGTGCGAGGAGTGTAAGAAGTTAGAGGCTTTGTTCGGTAGGGAGGACGTTGCTGCGGCGTTGTCGGGGTATAGGTTGTATGCTCTTGACTTGTCGAAATCGGGCGTTGCCGCAGTCGACGTCTATGTGGAGGGGCAGGTAGTATATGTAGATCACGGAGTTGTTAAGTACTTCGCCGCCTCTGGGAGGAGGAGTTTTCTAATTCCCGGAACGCCCACAGTGTTGATCGGCATTAAGGAGAACGGCACGGTGAGACTTCTAGGTTTTTGGACTGGGGCTGATATGCCGCCTGGCGAGGACTTGGGTGCGGCGTTTGTGCGTTTTCTAGGCGAGGTGTCGGAGTCCGGTAGTGCGGCTGAGTCGAGTTACCGCGTTGATGTATTATGGGTGTTTCCGCTTGCGTTTATCATGGGCGCCGTAAGCGCTTTTTCGCCCTGCGTATTGCCTGTTCTCGGCATAGCGGCGGTTACGCACTTCGCGAGGAGGAGTCTGGGCAGAGTTCTAGCAGGCATGGTGGTTTCTTACGCGGCTATCGGCGCGTTAGTCGCGGCGTCGGGCGTGGCGGCGGCTTCCGTAAGGCCCTTGCTTGCGGCTATAGGCGGCGTCCTACTCGTGGCGCTGGGCGCAGTTCTCTTAGTAGAGAGACTTAATGTAAAATACGCCACTGCTATGTCTAGGATTCAGACCTCTGCTTATAAAAAGCTCTCCAAGGCTGGGGACTTCTTGGTAGGAGTGTCGCTCGGCGCCGTGTGGGTTCCATGTATCCTCCCCTATATGGGCTTTGCCACTGTGCTGGCCCTCATATCGCTTGCAGGGGATTATCTCTTGTTGCTAACGGCTCTGCTGATGTACGGAGGGGGACTTGCGTTGATGGTATACGTAATTGTTAGGGGACTTCTTAAACGTGTGAAACCAAAGAGGTGGTATGAGAAAGCCGTGGGTGTTTTATCGATTCTAATCGGCTTTTACCTCGTGGCGTCGGTATGGATTTAG
- a CDS encoding ATP-binding cassette domain-containing protein, with protein sequence MDKFNLVSFGRSVIEVVDVWKRLGGAWILRGVSLRVNSVVTLVGPNGSGKTTLVKIIAGVLEPTRGVVQVDGRRPKVPASLLGVVFHTPMLYPELTVRENLKLFSKLAGGRLEGCPLGVCKVLDKPVKALSFGWKRRVDVVRALLPDPPNLVIDEPTTGLDEEARGELLDILRSRGAALLTSPFSLGVGQELRIEEVQHVGGS encoded by the coding sequence GTGGATAAATTTAATCTTGTCTCGTTTGGTAGATCTGTGATTGAGGTTGTCGACGTGTGGAAGCGGCTGGGCGGCGCGTGGATTTTGAGGGGAGTCAGCCTAAGGGTTAACAGCGTGGTGACGCTTGTGGGGCCCAACGGCTCGGGTAAGACAACCCTTGTGAAGATCATCGCCGGGGTTCTTGAGCCAACGAGGGGAGTTGTCCAAGTAGATGGGAGGAGGCCCAAAGTCCCGGCGTCTCTCCTCGGCGTGGTTTTCCACACGCCTATGCTCTACCCCGAGCTCACTGTGCGGGAGAACTTGAAGCTCTTCTCTAAGCTGGCCGGCGGGAGGCTGGAGGGTTGCCCCCTTGGCGTCTGCAAGGTGTTGGACAAGCCCGTTAAGGCGCTTTCCTTTGGCTGGAAGAGAAGGGTAGATGTGGTGCGGGCGCTTCTGCCAGACCCGCCTAACCTCGTCATTGACGAGCCGACTACTGGGCTGGATGAGGAGGCTAGGGGGGAGCTCCTCGACATCTTGCGCAGCAGAGGGGCGGCCCTATTGACTTCGCCGTTTAGCCTAGGGGTTGGGCAAGAGCTCCGGATTGAGGAGGTTCAACATGTGGGGGGTAGTTAG
- a CDS encoding DNA-binding protein, giving the protein MFPASREAIADTSFLVDWARYSKRDVLFRLFNVVYVPESVLRELRLPPAVDWVSEGLAADKMALFTETSDVEATARRLMAESRQKPVKRIDYPEPVCLAAGLKFGYVVLTENGGAYFAPRILGLNVAVWRSFEVIVEAWRRGYVEDVVQELRRYEEETYHLFRRRDWEFICRIAKC; this is encoded by the coding sequence GTGTTCCCAGCGTCACGTGAGGCAATTGCCGACACCTCCTTTCTAGTAGACTGGGCGAGGTACTCAAAAAGAGACGTCTTGTTTAGGCTTTTCAACGTGGTGTATGTACCGGAGTCCGTGTTGCGGGAGCTACGGCTACCGCCCGCAGTAGACTGGGTGTCCGAGGGCCTCGCCGCGGATAAAATGGCGCTTTTCACCGAGACCTCGGATGTGGAGGCGACTGCCAGGCGACTAATGGCAGAGAGCCGCCAAAAGCCCGTCAAGAGGATAGACTACCCAGAGCCCGTCTGCCTCGCGGCGGGCTTGAAGTTCGGCTACGTTGTGTTGACTGAAAACGGGGGTGCATACTTCGCCCCGCGTATCCTCGGCCTGAACGTCGCGGTGTGGAGATCCTTCGAGGTTATTGTAGAGGCCTGGCGCCGTGGGTACGTGGAAGACGTAGTCCAAGAACTAAGGCGGTATGAGGAGGAGACATATCATTTATTTAGGAGAAGGGATTGGGAGTTTATATGCAGGATAGCGAAGTGCTAG
- a CDS encoding DUF86 domain-containing protein yields MLKQLLHYTALLDGIGVGDLEDVYKYFSAVYLLQAQAQSLIDIVSRAASALGFEVEGYIDAGGKLARAGLLSDDEFNRYKTVVRFRNIVIHQYAAVDIGVIRRIIGKREYREVAKIAVKLVEELRRRGVDP; encoded by the coding sequence TTGCTCAAACAATTGCTCCACTACACAGCACTGCTAGACGGGATAGGGGTCGGCGATTTAGAAGACGTCTACAAGTACTTCTCCGCAGTGTATCTCCTCCAAGCACAAGCCCAGTCACTTATCGATATAGTTTCTAGAGCCGCCTCTGCGCTTGGCTTTGAAGTGGAGGGCTACATAGATGCAGGTGGCAAATTAGCGAGGGCGGGTCTCCTAAGCGACGACGAGTTTAACAGATACAAGACAGTGGTCAGGTTTAGGAACATAGTAATCCACCAGTACGCCGCTGTGGATATAGGCGTGATTCGCAGGATAATTGGCAAGAGGGAGTACAGAGAAGTAGCTAAAATCGCAGTTAAGCTTGTCGAAGAGCTTCGCAGACGCGGCGTCGACCCCTAG
- a CDS encoding molybdopterin-dependent oxidoreductase, with protein MENITRRDFGKLLATVAITSAGVSAIKPLFETKFAESQTSAQEYAVPVTCAACGAACGLLFVKRGERMYLLPNLSHPQPGMCFRPASALQLWNHPLRLKKPLKRAGARGEGKFQEVDWDTALNEIAQKLREIVRKYGPESVAFTRHDHMSWILPFIASVLGTPNVIGHEGTCHAASTAARKFVLGAGGPTAVDPDYENATYVLLIGRNLDAAMGLVRRLAAARERGVKIVVVDPRAPNIAYSSVEWLPINPGTDAAFILSLIYVIISEGLYDAAFLKKYTNAPFLIKPDGQPLTQKDLGQEGAAYLVYDNAIKSVVPHDKAQDPALDYEGEIQTKDGVIKVKTVFKLLSERTAKYAPENAEKITGIPADTIRRVAREFAISRGVAEDGWYAAKNGNELDTYRAILILNALIGNIDKRGGLCFQESSKFPSTCTIFQDRIETIIGYTLPPVKAKRVDTLKYPEAPSSFDALLDAIIEEKPYPIKALFIVATSPFHRDVNTEKLKKALEKLELVVSIDILPQDHIDWSDYVLPDLMFLERSEIGSVKWSLHAAVYYSQKVLDPPPGVDARSAFWALMEIIRRAFPEKAKLVDYDERYADYHAFEHYEEQFMDTALKNLADAWKLDVAVIKKALETDGFYILKKKSYETRPYKTSLATPSGKVEIYTTQALKYGLDPLPDWKPPVYKVPQAPDEFYLVNGKDNVISSHMVMVKNAKWIVDRTVWMNHADAERLGINDGDVVELEGLDNGFKAKAVVRVTNRVKPGVLYTYSFAGGRQSKLISGEYEFLREGVNPQWFATGKVEPVVGSAPTNSSVRVRRL; from the coding sequence ATGGAAAACATAACAAGGAGAGATTTTGGAAAGTTGTTAGCTACTGTTGCTATTACATCAGCAGGTGTCTCAGCTATAAAGCCACTATTTGAGACAAAGTTTGCCGAATCTCAGACATCGGCACAGGAATACGCAGTTCCCGTAACCTGCGCCGCCTGCGGCGCGGCTTGTGGCTTATTGTTCGTGAAGAGAGGCGAGAGGATGTACCTCCTGCCCAATCTAAGCCACCCACAGCCGGGTATGTGTTTTAGGCCCGCCTCGGCGCTACAGCTGTGGAACCACCCGCTGAGACTAAAGAAGCCTCTTAAGAGAGCGGGGGCTAGGGGGGAGGGCAAGTTCCAGGAGGTGGACTGGGACACGGCGTTGAACGAGATAGCCCAGAAGCTGAGGGAGATAGTCCGGAAGTATGGCCCCGAGAGCGTGGCTTTTACACGCCACGACCACATGTCCTGGATTCTGCCTTTCATAGCCTCGGTGCTGGGCACGCCAAATGTAATCGGCCACGAGGGGACATGTCACGCCGCCTCAACTGCGGCACGAAAATTTGTACTAGGCGCTGGCGGTCCCACGGCAGTAGACCCAGACTACGAAAACGCAACCTACGTCTTGCTCATAGGCAGAAACCTAGACGCCGCAATGGGTCTTGTCAGGAGGTTGGCCGCCGCTAGGGAGCGAGGGGTGAAAATCGTAGTGGTGGATCCCAGGGCGCCTAATATTGCCTACTCCTCTGTCGAGTGGTTACCTATTAATCCAGGCACAGACGCGGCGTTTATCCTTTCACTTATTTATGTAATAATCAGCGAGGGCCTATACGACGCCGCCTTTCTTAAGAAGTACACCAACGCGCCGTTTTTAATAAAGCCAGACGGCCAGCCTCTCACGCAAAAGGATCTAGGACAAGAAGGCGCTGCCTACTTGGTATACGACAACGCCATTAAGAGCGTTGTGCCTCACGACAAGGCCCAGGACCCTGCACTCGACTACGAAGGCGAGATACAGACTAAGGACGGGGTCATAAAAGTCAAGACAGTTTTCAAACTGCTTTCGGAAAGAACTGCGAAATATGCGCCAGAAAATGCGGAGAAAATCACAGGCATACCTGCAGATACAATAAGGAGGGTGGCAAGAGAGTTTGCGATTTCCAGAGGAGTCGCTGAGGATGGGTGGTACGCAGCGAAAAACGGCAACGAGTTAGATACCTACAGGGCGATATTAATTCTAAATGCGCTAATTGGGAATATAGACAAAAGAGGAGGTCTATGCTTCCAGGAAAGCTCTAAGTTTCCGAGTACCTGTACCATATTCCAGGATAGGATAGAAACAATAATTGGGTATACCCTTCCGCCAGTAAAAGCGAAGAGAGTGGACACTCTAAAATACCCAGAAGCCCCGAGCTCCTTTGACGCACTTCTCGACGCGATTATAGAGGAGAAGCCCTATCCAATTAAGGCTCTGTTCATAGTAGCTACGTCGCCGTTTCACCGCGACGTGAATACAGAGAAGCTCAAAAAAGCTTTAGAAAAGCTGGAGCTGGTAGTATCGATAGACATACTTCCACAAGACCACATCGACTGGTCCGACTACGTGTTACCCGACTTGATGTTCCTAGAACGTAGCGAGATCGGTAGTGTTAAGTGGAGTCTCCACGCCGCCGTGTACTACTCTCAGAAGGTCCTTGACCCGCCGCCTGGTGTAGATGCAAGAAGCGCCTTCTGGGCGTTGATGGAGATCATTAGGAGAGCCTTCCCAGAAAAGGCCAAGTTGGTAGACTACGACGAGAGGTATGCGGACTACCACGCCTTTGAACATTACGAAGAGCAGTTTATGGATACTGCGTTGAAAAATTTGGCAGATGCGTGGAAGTTGGACGTGGCTGTGATTAAAAAAGCTCTTGAAACAGACGGCTTCTACATACTTAAGAAGAAGAGCTACGAGACGAGGCCATATAAGACTTCTCTAGCCACGCCGAGCGGAAAGGTCGAGATCTACACAACACAAGCTCTAAAATATGGCCTTGACCCCTTGCCTGACTGGAAGCCGCCTGTGTATAAAGTTCCTCAAGCACCAGACGAATTCTACCTCGTAAACGGCAAAGACAATGTCATAAGCTCGCACATGGTCATGGTTAAAAACGCCAAGTGGATAGTGGATAGAACAGTCTGGATGAACCACGCCGACGCCGAACGCCTAGGCATAAATGACGGAGACGTGGTGGAGCTGGAGGGCCTTGACAACGGCTTTAAGGCTAAGGCTGTTGTTAGGGTGACAAATAGAGTGAAGCCGGGGGTGCTTTACACATACTCCTTTGCAGGTGGCAGACAGAGCAAGTTGATATCCGGCGAGTACGAATTCCTCAGAGAGGGCGTCAATCCGCAGTGGTTCGCCACGGGTAAGGTGGAGCCGGTGGTGGGAAGCGCGCCGACAAATAGCTCTGTCCGGGTGAGGAGGTTATGA
- a CDS encoding 4Fe-4S dicluster domain-containing protein — translation MTRLAHLWDQSRCIACGACIAACNAANYGSATEENKTWRWLRSNIRRVEVLRGPRPMLLLVQCQHCENAPCVIVCPTGASYKDVDGLVKIKPELCIGCKYCMVACPYEARWLDERTGLPQKCMGEECLSRVSQGLLPVCVEVCPAGARAFGDLDDPSSEISRRLARSRYVRLLENKGTEPKYFVVVGP, via the coding sequence ATGACCCGCCTAGCCCACCTCTGGGATCAATCCCGTTGCATCGCATGCGGCGCGTGCATAGCGGCATGCAACGCCGCGAACTACGGCTCGGCGACTGAGGAGAATAAGACGTGGAGGTGGCTACGGTCCAACATAAGGAGGGTGGAGGTGTTGAGGGGTCCGAGGCCTATGCTTCTGCTTGTGCAGTGTCAACACTGCGAAAATGCGCCATGTGTCATAGTATGTCCTACAGGGGCGTCGTACAAAGATGTAGACGGGCTGGTGAAGATAAAGCCGGAGCTCTGCATTGGCTGTAAGTATTGCATGGTGGCGTGTCCGTACGAGGCGAGGTGGCTAGACGAGAGGACTGGGCTACCTCAGAAGTGTATGGGAGAGGAGTGTCTTAGCCGCGTCTCACAAGGCCTACTGCCGGTATGCGTCGAGGTGTGCCCAGCAGGCGCCAGAGCCTTCGGCGATTTGGACGATCCCAGCTCTGAGATATCCCGCCGCCTAGCCAGGAGCCGCTATGTAAGGCTACTTGAAAATAAGGGAACAGAGCCGAAGTACTTCGTGGTGGTGGGGCCATGA